The Coffea arabica cultivar ET-39 chromosome 1e, Coffea Arabica ET-39 HiFi, whole genome shotgun sequence genome has a window encoding:
- the LOC113725484 gene encoding uncharacterized protein: MEAAAPASLMYEEIEPLTETVEAKDCDTILLHVPGFRKEELKVQLTSVNTVRIRGQREDENNKTISFRKDFSVSSDYDSTELVLSLKMASCMLDYQKSPLQKASKIANCLSLSLQHLRLLQTSQNLGCLQISHSHPRSLQMRLTKELMKMQMDRKLHEDCTCLSGGKLKTEAYLLLSSGCARARQLQKQIQNLEFTRRMEAAAQAVIKDEEFAPLVETVKDKDYSTILLHLPDFRREKLNVQLTAGAKLRVSGEREAENNKVIRFQKEFRISSDINTKKIAAKFDGGILYVRLPKLIAPGGKQDSKLTIPERPTPQKPADHKPESLRPTDESRGSQKPADHKPESLRPTDESRGSQKPADEPQQSQKPADKSDISRPTDESTVSQKPADEPQQSQKPADKSDISRPTDESTVSQKPADEPRQFQKPEDEARPQETVQQKTADKTSPIDGPSKQTDVQDVTQKKPEKEEAKAADMKDKGTSETVDGSGKTSVDNYNQSAVDPAAKLKMSRRAMDVAVVVLLAVVIGLYIINCLRCFRRTTED, from the exons ATGGAGGCTGCTGCACCTGCATCTCTCATGTATGAAGAAATTGAACCACTAACTGAAACTGTGGAGGCAAAAGATTGTGACACCATTCTTCTCCATGTACCTG GTTTCAGAAAGGAGGAACTGAAGGTCCAACTGACTTCAGTAAATACTGTAAGGATCAGAGGACAGAGAGAGGatgaaaacaataaaactatCAGCTTTCGGAAAGATTTCTCTGTTTCATCTGATTATGATTCAACAGAGTTAGTGCTAAGTTTGAAGATGGCATCTTGTATGTTAGACTACCAAAAGTCACCGCTCCAGAAGGCAAGCAAGATAGCAAATTGCCTATCCCTGAGCCTCCAACACCTCAGACTCCTGCAGACAAGCCAGAATCTTGGATGCCTGCAGATAAGCCACAGCCATCCCAGAAGCCTGCAGATGAGGTTGACAAAGGAACTAATGAAAATGCAAATGGATAGAAAATTACATGAGGACTGCACTT GTCTTTCTGGAGGAAAGCTCAAGACTGAGGCTTATTTATTGCTGTCTAGTGGTTGCGCTCGTGCACGACAATTGCA aaaacaaatccaAAATCTTGAATTTACTCGAAGGATGGAGGCTGCTGCACAAGCAGTTATCAAGGATGAAGAATTTGCACCATTAGTTGAAACTGTGAAGGATAAAGATTATAGTACCATTCTTCTCCATTTACCTG ATTTTAGAAGGGAGAAACTAAACGTCCAGCTGACCGCAGGCGCAAAGTTGAGGGTCAGTGGAGAGAGAGAGGCTGAAAACAATAAAGTTATCCGCTTCCAGAAAGAATTTCGTATTTCATCTGATATTAACACTAAAAAAATTGCTGCCAAGTTTGACGGAGGCATATTGTACGTTAGACTACCAAAACTCATCGCTCCAGGAGGCAAGCAAGATAGCAAATTGACTATCCCTGAACGTCCCACACCTCAGAAGCCTGCAGATCATAAGCCTGAATCTTTGAGGCCTACAGATGAGTCACGAGGATCCCAGAAGCCTGCAGATCATAAGCCTGAATCTTTGAGACCTACAGATGAGTCACGAGGATCCCAGAAGCCTGCAGATGAGCCACAACAATCCCAGAAACCTGCAGATAAGTCTGACATTTCGAGGCCTACAGATGAGTCAACAGTATCCCAGAAGCCTGCAGATGAGCCACAACAATCCCAGAAACCTGCAGATAAGTCTGACATTTCGAGGCCTACAGATGAGTCAACAGTATCCCAGAAGCCTGCAGATGAGCCACGGCAATTCCAGAAGCCTGAGGATGAGGCACGACCTCAGGAGACTGTTCAGCAGAAAACTGCAGACAAAACCAGTCCAATAGATGGTCCATCTAAGCAGACTGATGTTCAAGATGTTACTCAGAAGAAGCCAGAGAAAGAAGAAGCAAAGGCTGCAGATATGAAGGACAAAGGAACTAGTGAAACTGTGGACGGAAGTGGAAAAACAAGTGTAGATAACTACAACCAATCTGCAGTTGATCCGGCAGCAAAACTGAAGATGTCAAGGAGAGCAATGGATGTGGCTGTGGTTGTTCTATTGGCTGTTGTAATTGGCCTATACATCATTAATTGCCTCAGGTGTTTCAGGAGGACAACTGAAGACTAA